A portion of the Paenibacillus hamazuiensis genome contains these proteins:
- the thyA gene encoding thymidylate synthase yields MRAYLDLLQDILDHGVQKEDRTGTGTLSVFGRQMRVDLAQGFPLLTTKKLHVRSIFHELLWFLSGDTNINYLKENDVTIWDEWADEDGNLGRVYGAQWRTWPTPDGRTIDQISQVIEQIRKNPDSRRHLVSAWNVAELGQMALPPCHYAFQFYVANGKLSCMFQMRSVDTFLGLPFNLASYALLTHMVAEQCDLGVGDLVWTGGDVHLYLNHLEQAKRQLAREPYPLPRLVIKRKPASIFDYKYDDFEIVDYKHHKGIIAPISV; encoded by the coding sequence ATGAGAGCTTATTTGGACTTATTGCAGGATATTTTGGATCACGGCGTGCAGAAGGAGGACCGCACCGGGACGGGGACGCTTTCCGTGTTCGGCCGGCAAATGCGCGTCGATTTGGCGCAGGGCTTCCCGCTGCTGACGACGAAAAAGCTTCATGTGAGATCGATTTTTCACGAGCTGCTTTGGTTTTTGAGCGGTGACACGAACATCAACTACTTGAAGGAAAACGATGTGACGATCTGGGACGAGTGGGCCGACGAGGACGGCAACCTCGGAAGAGTGTACGGCGCGCAGTGGCGCACTTGGCCGACTCCGGACGGACGGACGATCGACCAGATTTCACAGGTGATCGAGCAGATCAGGAAAAATCCCGACTCGAGAAGGCATCTCGTGAGCGCATGGAATGTGGCGGAGCTGGGTCAAATGGCTTTGCCGCCGTGCCATTACGCGTTTCAGTTTTATGTGGCGAACGGCAAGCTGTCGTGCATGTTCCAGATGAGGTCGGTCGATACGTTCCTCGGACTTCCGTTCAATCTGGCGTCCTACGCGCTGCTCACCCATATGGTGGCGGAGCAGTGTGATCTGGGAGTAGGCGACCTGGTGTGGACCGGGGGCGACGTGCACCTGTATTTGAACCACCTCGAGCAGGCCAAAAGGCAGCTTGCCCGCGAGCCTTATCCGCTGCCCAGACTGGTTATCAAGAGAAAGCCGGCATCGATTTTCGATTATAAATACGACGATTTTGAAATTGTCGATTATAAGCATCATAAAGGCATCATAGCTCCGATATCCGTATAA
- a CDS encoding dihydrofolate reductase: protein MSIHFLLAMDENRAIGLNNQLPWRLPADLAYVKKLTMGHTLLMGRKTYESIGKPLPGRKNVVMTQRTDYRPEGCEVVHSVEEALERYRNDELFIFGGAEIFKLFLPYAERMYITEIAHRFEADTWFPEVDMSEWKEVSRTEGVVDEKNKYPHAFVVYERQNKE from the coding sequence GTGAGCATCCATTTTTTGTTGGCCATGGACGAAAACCGGGCGATCGGCCTGAACAATCAGCTTCCGTGGCGTTTGCCGGCCGATTTGGCCTACGTGAAAAAGCTGACGATGGGGCATACGCTGCTGATGGGGCGCAAAACGTACGAGTCTATCGGCAAGCCTCTCCCCGGGCGTAAAAACGTGGTCATGACGCAGCGGACGGATTACCGTCCGGAGGGCTGCGAGGTCGTACACAGCGTGGAGGAAGCGCTGGAGCGGTACCGGAACGACGAGCTGTTTATTTTCGGGGGCGCGGAAATTTTCAAGCTGTTTCTTCCGTACGCGGAACGGATGTACATAACGGAAATCGCGCACCGGTTCGAAGCCGACACCTGGTTCCCGGAGGTCGATATGTCGGAATGGAAGGAAGTATCGCGGACCGAAGGCGTTGTTGACGAGAAAAACAAGTATCCTCATGCGTTCGTCGTCTACGAGCGGCAAAATAAGGAATAA
- a CDS encoding sensor histidine kinase, translating into MKFQKNIFTKMNAVILIFLIPVLLLYGLSNQASVQVVEANLQKENMNQLEFFRKQIDAMALSLAMNASTLTRDPTVIGLENIMLTGDRQKMYQTESTVQEKLTLQSSASSWNNEITLYFPTERKTVSTLYRQVPYDEKQLDRDTRKSGWIYRSDPDRPDMSSFVYYAGGPISDNGRLEQSVVVVELAFYEQNITSLLDQLKTGSKGDPFMVDGQGHFSYNRSSDRDKTNEVAAALYKQPHQDKGSFNAEIAGKTFLVNYVYSQALGFYIVDYTPMEQILSPITAIRNWFYCCIALLLVVGLMASYLLYKHVQLPLQSLIGGLKRFQNGDFSVRLKSWFHNEFDFVVVRFNEMAEQIQHLIENVYEEKNRSRLATLKQLQAQINPHFLYNCLNFVISSTNLGRSDSVIAMAYNLSDYYRYITRLDDPNTRLKDELGLVKNYLEIHLLRLQRIRYEIRMPEEMLDIPLPRLLIQPIVENAIVHGLEPKMGGGDIVISGERSGEYVRITIEDSGVGLSGERLKEIRERLERPMDETTGCGLWNVEQRLKYRFGESAGLELSPANDTGGLRVTIYWRGEYGYDAIAAGG; encoded by the coding sequence ATGAAATTCCAAAAAAACATATTCACCAAAATGAACGCGGTTATACTTATTTTTCTCATACCGGTCCTGCTGCTCTACGGCTTATCGAACCAGGCCAGCGTGCAGGTTGTCGAAGCTAATCTGCAGAAGGAGAACATGAATCAGCTGGAATTTTTCCGCAAGCAAATCGATGCGATGGCTTTAAGTTTGGCCATGAATGCGAGCACGCTCACTCGCGACCCTACGGTGATAGGGTTGGAAAACATCATGCTGACCGGCGACCGGCAGAAGATGTACCAAACCGAATCGACCGTTCAGGAAAAATTGACGCTGCAAAGTTCGGCGAGCAGCTGGAATAACGAAATTACGTTGTATTTTCCGACCGAGCGAAAAACGGTTTCCACTCTTTACCGTCAAGTGCCCTACGACGAAAAACAGCTGGACCGCGATACGCGGAAATCCGGCTGGATTTACCGTTCGGACCCCGACCGTCCGGACATGTCCTCCTTTGTGTATTACGCCGGAGGGCCGATCAGCGATAACGGCAGGCTCGAGCAAAGCGTGGTCGTGGTCGAGCTTGCCTTCTACGAGCAAAATATTACGTCGCTGCTGGACCAGCTCAAAACCGGCAGCAAAGGCGATCCGTTCATGGTGGACGGGCAGGGTCATTTCTCCTACAACCGCAGTTCCGACCGGGACAAAACGAACGAGGTGGCCGCAGCGCTGTACAAGCAGCCGCATCAGGACAAAGGGAGCTTCAATGCGGAAATCGCCGGCAAAACGTTCCTGGTCAATTACGTGTATTCGCAAGCTCTCGGGTTTTATATCGTCGACTATACGCCGATGGAGCAAATATTGTCGCCCATTACGGCGATCCGGAACTGGTTTTACTGCTGCATCGCGCTGCTGCTCGTAGTCGGGCTTATGGCCTCTTACCTGCTGTACAAGCACGTCCAGCTTCCGCTGCAATCGCTGATCGGCGGGTTAAAAAGGTTCCAAAACGGAGATTTCAGCGTGCGGCTGAAATCGTGGTTTCATAACGAGTTCGATTTTGTCGTCGTCCGGTTTAACGAGATGGCCGAGCAAATTCAGCACCTGATTGAAAACGTATACGAGGAGAAGAACCGTTCCCGGCTCGCTACGCTGAAGCAGTTGCAGGCGCAAATCAACCCGCATTTCCTGTACAACTGCCTTAACTTCGTCATCAGCTCGACCAACCTGGGGCGGAGCGATTCGGTCATCGCCATGGCCTACAACCTGAGCGATTATTATCGTTATATCACGCGCCTCGACGATCCGAATACGCGTCTTAAGGACGAGCTTGGACTCGTGAAAAATTATTTGGAGATCCATTTGCTGCGGCTTCAGCGGATTCGCTACGAGATCCGGATGCCGGAAGAGATGCTGGATATTCCGCTGCCGCGGCTGCTCATCCAACCGATCGTGGAAAATGCGATCGTGCACGGCCTGGAGCCGAAAATGGGCGGAGGCGACATCGTCATAAGCGGCGAACGCAGCGGAGAATACGTGCGCATCACGATAGAGGATAGCGGCGTCGGACTTTCCGGGGAACGGTTGAAGGAGATCAGGGAGCGGCTTGAAAGGCCGATGGATGAAACGACGGGCTGCGGATTATGGAACGTGGAGCAGCGTCTGAAGTACCGGTTTGGGGAAAGCGCCGGTCTGGAGCTGTCGCCCGCGAACGATACGGGAGGACTTCGCGTGACCATTTATTGGAGAGGAGAGTACGGATATGATGCGATTGCTGCTGGTGGATGA
- a CDS encoding response regulator, with product MMRLLLVDDEPVILEDLSLFLSGLPDVERVYTAGSGQEAAELLAQFPVDIVVTDIRMPGMSGLELCEHVIQNHADNVLCILLSGYAEFEYAQQALKNGAAAYLLKPVKKDELLQTIRRTWESLQQKREAAESGRKAQETLRSHLLQLKASLLRDLLKGKKLPLKTLEEETGKLGIPFAAEEDVAVVMLRIENSFLEYDERSISLFEYAIVNIAEEVFQKHFEVWACKDDNHYLTMLLKIKAPSAEDSAARKLLEQLIPELQHFVTFYLHGKISVITSGFEPFPHGVAELYQHALVTLRRLSGSEEGHFIRLWDQPSQMPLRPLQRLYEPPVLLQLLETGRWQDACERLDYIFGELNGNGMDTAEYISEVFYALSNAYTRIVHMNGLQLADVTEEPVVPANAAAFRTVKQLRDWSLHTLQRIKDRVLAGSTENRGSFVLQIHQYIERHLAEDVTLQAISEQLHLHPAYISAMYKQETGENLSEYIYRYRMEKAAYLLRNSKAKIYEIAAGVGYQYTPYFTKLFKGYFGSSPQEYRAMSGRE from the coding sequence ATGATGCGATTGCTGCTGGTGGATGACGAACCTGTCATTTTGGAGGATTTATCATTGTTTTTGAGCGGCTTGCCGGATGTGGAGCGCGTTTATACGGCGGGCTCGGGGCAGGAAGCGGCCGAGCTGCTTGCGCAGTTCCCGGTCGACATCGTGGTGACGGATATTCGCATGCCGGGAATGTCGGGACTCGAGCTTTGCGAGCATGTCATACAAAACCATGCCGACAATGTGCTGTGCATCCTGCTGTCCGGCTACGCGGAATTCGAATATGCGCAGCAGGCGCTGAAAAATGGGGCGGCGGCATATTTGCTGAAGCCGGTGAAAAAAGACGAGCTGCTGCAAACGATCCGCCGGACGTGGGAATCGCTGCAGCAAAAACGCGAAGCTGCCGAATCCGGCCGGAAAGCTCAGGAGACGCTGCGCTCGCATTTGCTGCAGCTGAAAGCGTCGCTGCTGAGAGATTTGCTGAAAGGGAAGAAGCTGCCCCTAAAGACGCTGGAAGAGGAAACCGGGAAGCTGGGCATCCCTTTTGCGGCGGAGGAGGACGTGGCGGTGGTGATGCTGAGAATTGAGAACAGCTTTCTGGAATACGACGAACGCAGCATCTCCTTGTTCGAATACGCCATCGTCAATATTGCCGAGGAAGTGTTTCAGAAGCATTTCGAGGTGTGGGCATGCAAGGACGATAACCATTATTTGACCATGCTGCTCAAAATAAAAGCTCCTTCCGCGGAGGATTCCGCTGCAAGAAAGCTGCTGGAGCAGCTGATTCCCGAGCTGCAGCATTTTGTCACCTTCTATTTGCACGGAAAAATTTCGGTGATCACGAGCGGCTTCGAACCGTTTCCTCACGGAGTGGCCGAGCTTTACCAGCACGCGCTGGTCACGCTGAGGAGGCTGTCAGGCAGCGAGGAGGGGCATTTTATCCGTCTGTGGGACCAGCCTTCGCAAATGCCGCTGCGCCCTCTGCAGCGGCTGTACGAGCCCCCTGTGCTGCTGCAGCTTTTGGAGACGGGGCGCTGGCAGGATGCGTGCGAAAGATTGGATTATATTTTCGGAGAGTTAAACGGGAATGGAATGGATACCGCGGAATATATATCCGAGGTGTTCTACGCGCTCTCTAACGCCTATACCCGGATCGTTCATATGAACGGCCTGCAGTTGGCCGACGTCACCGAAGAGCCTGTGGTGCCGGCGAATGCCGCCGCGTTTCGCACGGTCAAGCAGCTGCGCGATTGGTCCCTGCACACGCTGCAGCGGATCAAAGACCGCGTGCTTGCGGGCAGTACGGAAAACCGGGGTTCTTTCGTTTTGCAAATCCATCAGTATATCGAACGGCATCTGGCCGAGGATGTGACGCTGCAGGCCATCAGCGAGCAGCTTCATCTGCACCCGGCGTACATTTCGGCGATGTACAAGCAGGAAACGGGCGAAAACTTAAGCGAGTACATTTACCGGTACCGGATGGAGAAAGCCGCATATTTGCTGAGAAACTCCAAGGCGAAGATCTATGAGATCGCCGCCGGGGTCGGATATCAATATACGCCGTATTTTACCAAATTGTTTAAAGGTTATTTCGGCTCGTCCCCACAAGAATACCGGGCCATGTCCGGCCGGGAGTGA
- a CDS encoding nucleoside hydrolase, producing the protein MNRIILDTDIGTDSDDAVALSLAIRSPEIKLEGVTTVYGNVHVRAEIAKKIMALSSEEQVEVYPGVVRPLLHNREVFWAGIEGEGLDIDAGSAEETKHAVDFIIETIMKNPGEITLVTIGPLTNIAAAIIREPRIAKNVKEIVMMGGVVRLSHNAAELPHIEHNIKCDPEAASLVFSSGAPILMVGLDVTRQVSITRKDKDELALSGTPLAVTLTKQIEGYMDYRKRDFTFMHDPLAVATLLDRRLVKTRKMNITVEYDHRHPTGQTIGELSETGNVEVCLEVNRDAFLDLLKARVFN; encoded by the coding sequence GTGAACCGCATCATTTTGGATACGGATATCGGAACGGATTCCGACGACGCCGTCGCATTGTCGCTGGCGATCAGATCGCCGGAAATCAAACTTGAGGGAGTTACGACGGTTTACGGAAACGTTCACGTGCGGGCGGAAATCGCCAAAAAAATTATGGCTTTAAGCAGTGAGGAACAAGTGGAGGTTTATCCCGGAGTGGTGAGGCCCCTGCTGCATAACCGCGAAGTGTTTTGGGCGGGAATCGAAGGGGAAGGACTCGACATCGACGCCGGGAGTGCCGAAGAGACGAAACATGCCGTGGATTTTATCATCGAGACGATTATGAAAAATCCCGGCGAGATTACGCTGGTGACGATCGGGCCGCTGACCAACATCGCTGCGGCGATCATCCGCGAGCCGCGCATCGCGAAGAACGTCAAGGAAATCGTCATGATGGGCGGTGTGGTCCGGCTGTCCCACAACGCGGCGGAGCTTCCCCATATCGAGCATAACATCAAATGCGATCCGGAGGCGGCGTCCCTTGTGTTTTCCAGCGGCGCGCCGATCTTGATGGTCGGGCTTGACGTAACCCGGCAGGTGTCCATTACGCGAAAGGACAAGGATGAGCTGGCATTGTCCGGAACCCCGCTTGCCGTCACTTTGACCAAGCAAATCGAAGGGTATATGGATTACCGCAAACGGGATTTTACGTTCATGCACGATCCGCTCGCGGTAGCAACGCTGCTTGACCGCCGGCTCGTGAAAACGAGAAAAATGAACATTACGGTCGAATACGATCACAGGCACCCGACAGGGCAGACGATCGGCGAGCTGAGCGAAACCGGCAACGTGGAGGTTTGCCTGGAAGTGAACCGCGACGCCTTCCTGGACCTGCTCAAAGCAAGGGTATTTAATTAA